The following coding sequences are from one Triticum aestivum cultivar Chinese Spring chromosome 5A, IWGSC CS RefSeq v2.1, whole genome shotgun sequence window:
- the LOC123104093 gene encoding putative F-box protein At2g02030 isoform X2, with amino-acid sequence MASEETKPKKQRDEECIINGLPGELIERIFLRLPVSTLLRCTGVCEQWHKIIRDPQFVTSHLQDAPQCAVLFFPQESVSGEPHPADAILIDEAWSPSTYAVPVIGPDDFLCGSCNGLLVLYTKSSTLKVANFATGECLHLEKPVKNLRGDHFLFYNFGFHPLTKEYKITHFLGDPVVGSTRSHNNSRFSVIQVYTLGDEKWRDIKTPEALSLNCVKNSGAVNIDGTVCWLIEDMVANWQHAVMTFDLSEESFARIQLPAIVHEDCAGGGPRRYWIREIDGKICIATAQACPSLPRRLVGTLQIWELENKTEQRWSLKYNIQYSPDYIPGPNLVHRNKIILQRRNSNLYSYELLGENFNTKLCKMAKLLDFFPHKPDNMQSYISVKSLVRLDVYKKTAIVRRPKQREGWELKKWEAWEHQLSDYEKLWTCLHEEEHEGIALAERSSISFNGLLPRILDDAIRQDIGMKINQICPSLPDQQPRPLRRLNCVAQKQDRENLSARLENYSSIMKASREASKSIMSMILSAVENQNRSEGDDAKA; translated from the exons ATGGCTTCCGAGGAAACCAAACCAAAGAAGCAAAGAGATGAGGAATGCATTATAAACGGTCTCCCAGGAGAACTCATTGAGCGGATATTTTTGAGGCTTCCAGTGAGCACTTTGTTGAGGTGCACTGGTGTTTGTGAGCAGTGGCACAAAATCATCCGAGATCCCCAGTTTGTCACCTCTCACCTCCAGGATGCGCCCCAATGTGCCGTCCTATTCTTTCCGCAAGAGTCGGTCTCAGGTGAGCCCCATCCTGCTGATGCTATCCTGATTGATGAAGCCTGGTCGCCATCGACATATGCAGTGCCAGTGATTGGGCCTGACGATTTCCTTTGCGGTTCATGCAATGGGCTTCTTGTCTTATACACAAAGTCATCAACACTCAAGGTAGCTAACTTTGCAACTGGTGAATGCCTGCATCTTGAGAAACCTGTAAAGAATTTGAGGGGTGATCATTTCTTGTTCTACAACTTTGGATTTCACCCATTGACAAAAGAATACAAGATCACACACTTCCTTGGTGATCCTGTTGTGGGCAGCACCCGCTCCCATAATAATAGCAGATTCAGCGTCATTCAAGTTTACACACTTGGTGATGAGAAATGGAGAGATATCAAAACTCCAGAAGCCCTAAGCTTAAACTGTGTAAAAAACTCTGGAGCAGTCAATATTGACGGAACAGTGTGTTGGCTAATTGAAGACATGGTAGCTAACTGGCAGCATGCAGTTATGACCTTTGATCTCAGtgaagaaagttttgcacggatacAACTGCCAGCAATTGTACATGAAGATTGTGCAGGTGGCGGTCCCCGTCGGTACTGGATCAGAGAGATAGATGGGAAGATATGTATAGCAACTGCTCAAGCCTGTCCTTCTCTTCCCAGAAGGCTTGTTGGTACGCTGCAGATCTGGGAACTTGAGAACAAAACGGAGCAAAGGTGGAGCCTGAAGTACAATATTCAGTACTCGCCAGATTACATTCCGGGTCCAAATTTGGTTCATAGGAATAAGATCATACTGCAACGTCGCAACAGCAACCTATATTCCTATGAGTTGCTCGGGGAGAACTTCAATACTAAATTGTGTAAGATGGCAAAGCTGTTAGATTTCTTTCCCCACAAGCCTGACAACATGCAATCCTATATCTCTGTGAAGTCACTTGTACGTTTAGATGTATACAAGAAGACTGCCATTGTGCGTAGGCCAAAACAACGTGAAGGCTGGGAATTGAAGAAGTGGGAGGCATGGGAGCACCAGCTCTCTGATTATGAAAAACTGTGGACTTGCCTTCATGAAGAAGAGCACGAGGGAATT GCACTTGCAGAACGCAGTAGCATATCATTCAATGGTCTACTTCCGCGTATCTTGGATGATGCGATTCGACAGGATATAGGCATGAAAATCAATCAAATATGTCCAAGCCTTCCAGATCAG CAACCAAGGCCCCTCCGGCGGCTTAATTGTGTGGCACAGAAGCAAGATAGGGAAAATTTATCTGCTCGTTTGGAGAATTATAGTAGCATTATGAAG GCATCGAGGGAGGCTTCAAAGAGTATCATGAGTATGATACTTAGTGCTGTAGAAAATCAG AATCGCAGTGAGGGCGATGATGCGAAGGCTTAA
- the LOC123104093 gene encoding F-box protein At3g07870 isoform X1 — protein MASEETKPKKQRDEECIINGLPGELIERIFLRLPVSTLLRCTGVCEQWHKIIRDPQFVTSHLQDAPQCAVLFFPQESVSGEPHPADAILIDEAWSPSTYAVPVIGPDDFLCGSCNGLLVLYTKSSTLKVANFATGECLHLEKPVKNLRGDHFLFYNFGFHPLTKEYKITHFLGDPVVGSTRSHNNSRFSVIQVYTLGDEKWRDIKTPEALSLNCVKNSGAVNIDGTVCWLIEDMVANWQHAVMTFDLSEESFARIQLPAIVHEDCAGGGPRRYWIREIDGKICIATAQACPSLPRRLVGTLQIWELENKTEQRWSLKYNIQYSPDYIPGPNLVHRNKIILQRRNSNLYSYELLGENFNTKLCKMAKLLDFFPHKPDNMQSYISVKSLVRLDVYKKTAIVRRPKQREGWELKKWEAWEHQLSDYEKLWTCLHEEEHEGIALAERSSISFNGLLPRILDDAIRQDIGMKINQICPSLPDQQPRPLRRLNCVAQKQDRENLSARLENYSSIMKASREASKSIMSMILSAVENQRGASGSNAGISSQNRSEGDDAKA, from the exons ATGGCTTCCGAGGAAACCAAACCAAAGAAGCAAAGAGATGAGGAATGCATTATAAACGGTCTCCCAGGAGAACTCATTGAGCGGATATTTTTGAGGCTTCCAGTGAGCACTTTGTTGAGGTGCACTGGTGTTTGTGAGCAGTGGCACAAAATCATCCGAGATCCCCAGTTTGTCACCTCTCACCTCCAGGATGCGCCCCAATGTGCCGTCCTATTCTTTCCGCAAGAGTCGGTCTCAGGTGAGCCCCATCCTGCTGATGCTATCCTGATTGATGAAGCCTGGTCGCCATCGACATATGCAGTGCCAGTGATTGGGCCTGACGATTTCCTTTGCGGTTCATGCAATGGGCTTCTTGTCTTATACACAAAGTCATCAACACTCAAGGTAGCTAACTTTGCAACTGGTGAATGCCTGCATCTTGAGAAACCTGTAAAGAATTTGAGGGGTGATCATTTCTTGTTCTACAACTTTGGATTTCACCCATTGACAAAAGAATACAAGATCACACACTTCCTTGGTGATCCTGTTGTGGGCAGCACCCGCTCCCATAATAATAGCAGATTCAGCGTCATTCAAGTTTACACACTTGGTGATGAGAAATGGAGAGATATCAAAACTCCAGAAGCCCTAAGCTTAAACTGTGTAAAAAACTCTGGAGCAGTCAATATTGACGGAACAGTGTGTTGGCTAATTGAAGACATGGTAGCTAACTGGCAGCATGCAGTTATGACCTTTGATCTCAGtgaagaaagttttgcacggatacAACTGCCAGCAATTGTACATGAAGATTGTGCAGGTGGCGGTCCCCGTCGGTACTGGATCAGAGAGATAGATGGGAAGATATGTATAGCAACTGCTCAAGCCTGTCCTTCTCTTCCCAGAAGGCTTGTTGGTACGCTGCAGATCTGGGAACTTGAGAACAAAACGGAGCAAAGGTGGAGCCTGAAGTACAATATTCAGTACTCGCCAGATTACATTCCGGGTCCAAATTTGGTTCATAGGAATAAGATCATACTGCAACGTCGCAACAGCAACCTATATTCCTATGAGTTGCTCGGGGAGAACTTCAATACTAAATTGTGTAAGATGGCAAAGCTGTTAGATTTCTTTCCCCACAAGCCTGACAACATGCAATCCTATATCTCTGTGAAGTCACTTGTACGTTTAGATGTATACAAGAAGACTGCCATTGTGCGTAGGCCAAAACAACGTGAAGGCTGGGAATTGAAGAAGTGGGAGGCATGGGAGCACCAGCTCTCTGATTATGAAAAACTGTGGACTTGCCTTCATGAAGAAGAGCACGAGGGAATT GCACTTGCAGAACGCAGTAGCATATCATTCAATGGTCTACTTCCGCGTATCTTGGATGATGCGATTCGACAGGATATAGGCATGAAAATCAATCAAATATGTCCAAGCCTTCCAGATCAG CAACCAAGGCCCCTCCGGCGGCTTAATTGTGTGGCACAGAAGCAAGATAGGGAAAATTTATCTGCTCGTTTGGAGAATTATAGTAGCATTATGAAG GCATCGAGGGAGGCTTCAAAGAGTATCATGAGTATGATACTTAGTGCTGTAGAAAATCAG AGGGGTGCTTCGGGCTCAAATGCTGGTATTTCTTCTCAGAATCGCAGTGAGGGCGATGATGCGAAGGCTTAA